Proteins encoded within one genomic window of Tidjanibacter massiliensis:
- a CDS encoding penicillin-binding protein: MSRTNKGNNPANPHQQNIKRSIMSRVRVLYAVFAVIAVAIFAMILVTQYGPNGTPLRNRSDLKCYKTIEVPASRGNIYSHDGRILATDSPSYNLSLDFTVLDMSDEEFGRLSAALADSLSRTIPGYSKDYFLRRLREIRAKALRGGPGSQNQRLVRDKVNQIQLDRIKTFPIFDKGRLGGGLIYTQDAERYKPYGTLAARTLGKPGEFGLEASFDDALSGSNGRNLCVRLVRDIWVPVVSKENIEAKNGRDLLTTIDVDMQDIVESELRKQILDKNATCGTAVIMEVKTGEIRAISNLTRYGSTVRDDENHAVTMRCEPGSTFKLVSLMALIDEAGYGLDYPVDCTENGRYYYQVGRRKYLVQDSHAVGQTDLLGVMEHSSNIGFVKVIDEEYHDSPERFVDFIHSLGIDRQVNMQLNGGLKPIIKDPRRKKETAWDALSLMKMSYGYAVEVTPIHTLMLYNAVANDGHMVAPRLVTAVMENGHAVERFGTETVNRKICSDKTLRLVRQALEGVVEEGTGSMMKNPNFKIAGKTGTAQIAMKNRGYADERGGRDYLATFVGYFPADNPRYSCIVAIKTYHGPGARNSYYGASLAAPAFKAIVERVYALDAEWHAPLTESDVPSVAPVKGGDVQEMRTAAGRLSITTDIARRGQGWATATQDSARVEVTPVQCEEGVMPAVQGMALKDALYLLESRGLRVRVSGKGKVVAQSIRAGTQIREGDAVTITLKPAGN, encoded by the coding sequence ATGTCACGGACAAACAAGGGAAACAATCCGGCCAATCCGCACCAACAGAATATCAAGAGAAGCATCATGTCTCGCGTGAGGGTGCTTTACGCCGTCTTCGCCGTGATAGCCGTCGCCATCTTCGCCATGATACTCGTCACGCAGTACGGCCCCAACGGCACTCCCCTGCGCAACCGTTCCGACCTGAAGTGCTACAAGACCATCGAAGTACCCGCCTCGCGCGGCAACATCTACTCGCACGACGGCCGTATCCTCGCCACCGACTCCCCCTCCTACAACCTGTCGCTGGACTTCACCGTACTCGACATGTCCGACGAGGAGTTCGGTCGCCTCAGCGCCGCACTGGCCGACAGCCTCAGCCGGACCATTCCCGGCTATTCGAAAGACTATTTCCTGCGGCGGCTGCGCGAAATCCGTGCGAAAGCCCTGCGCGGCGGCCCTGGCAGCCAAAACCAGCGTCTGGTACGCGACAAGGTAAACCAGATACAGCTCGACCGGATAAAGACCTTCCCCATCTTCGACAAGGGACGGCTCGGCGGCGGACTCATCTATACGCAGGATGCGGAACGCTACAAACCCTACGGGACCCTCGCGGCCCGCACGCTCGGCAAGCCGGGCGAATTCGGACTGGAAGCTTCGTTCGACGACGCGCTTTCGGGCAGCAACGGACGGAACCTCTGCGTCCGCCTCGTACGCGACATCTGGGTGCCGGTCGTCTCGAAAGAGAACATCGAGGCGAAAAACGGACGCGACCTGCTGACGACCATCGACGTGGACATGCAGGACATCGTGGAGAGCGAACTGCGCAAACAGATTCTCGACAAGAACGCCACCTGCGGAACGGCCGTCATCATGGAGGTGAAGACGGGCGAAATCCGGGCTATTTCCAACCTGACGCGCTACGGCAGTACCGTACGCGACGACGAAAACCACGCCGTCACGATGCGCTGCGAACCGGGTTCCACCTTCAAGCTGGTTTCGCTCATGGCACTCATCGACGAGGCGGGCTATGGGCTCGACTACCCGGTGGACTGTACCGAGAACGGCCGCTACTACTATCAGGTGGGCAGACGCAAATACCTTGTCCAGGACTCCCACGCCGTCGGCCAGACCGACCTGCTGGGCGTCATGGAACACTCCTCGAACATCGGTTTCGTCAAAGTCATCGACGAGGAGTACCACGACTCCCCGGAACGGTTCGTCGACTTCATCCATTCGCTGGGTATCGACCGGCAGGTGAACATGCAGCTCAACGGCGGACTCAAACCCATCATCAAAGACCCGCGCCGCAAAAAGGAGACCGCATGGGATGCCCTGTCGCTCATGAAGATGTCTTACGGTTATGCCGTGGAGGTCACACCGATACACACGCTGATGCTCTACAATGCAGTGGCCAACGACGGCCACATGGTCGCCCCACGCCTGGTCACCGCAGTCATGGAAAACGGCCATGCGGTGGAACGCTTCGGAACGGAAACGGTAAACCGGAAAATATGCAGCGACAAGACGCTGCGGCTCGTGCGCCAGGCTCTCGAAGGCGTCGTGGAGGAGGGAACGGGCTCCATGATGAAAAACCCGAACTTCAAGATAGCGGGCAAGACGGGTACGGCACAGATAGCCATGAAGAACAGGGGATACGCCGACGAACGCGGCGGCCGCGACTACCTCGCCACTTTCGTGGGGTATTTCCCCGCCGACAACCCGCGTTACAGCTGCATCGTCGCCATCAAGACCTACCACGGCCCAGGCGCCCGCAACTCCTACTACGGCGCATCGCTCGCCGCACCGGCATTCAAAGCCATCGTCGAACGGGTATATGCCCTGGATGCCGAGTGGCATGCACCCCTGACCGAAAGCGACGTCCCCTCCGTGGCACCGGTCAAGGGAGGCGATGTACAGGAGATGAGGACGGCGGCCGGCCGCCTTTCGATAACGACCGACATCGCCCGCCGCGGGCAGGGATGGGCCACAGCGACGCAGGATTCCGCACGCGTGGAGGTGACGCCCGTACAATGCGAGGAAGGCGTCATGCCCGCCGTACAGGGAATGGCTCTGAAGGATGCACTCTATCTGCTGGAGAGCCGGGGACTGCGCGTGCGTGTCAGCGGCAAGGGAAAGGTGGTCGCGCAATCCATACGCGCAGGCACGCAGATAAGGGAAGGCGATGCGGTCACCATCACGCTGAAGCCAGCAGGCAACTAA
- a CDS encoding FtsL-like putative cell division protein has product MERNDRHTEYNPEQEMTRTGDEKPIGAVGQRERRPKSRAARAAQDVITGDFMGDSRLRRWYPLALYCILLVFLYIGHVFNFQRLQRLEIQQRMELNNERSRSMVFSSMRMNASRHSRIVEEIERRGLKLEESTVPPKTVR; this is encoded by the coding sequence ATGGAGAGGAACGACCGCCATACGGAATACAATCCGGAGCAGGAGATGACCCGTACCGGAGACGAGAAGCCCATCGGCGCAGTGGGACAGCGGGAGCGCAGACCCAAAAGCCGGGCCGCCCGCGCCGCACAGGACGTCATCACGGGCGACTTCATGGGCGACAGCCGCCTGAGGCGTTGGTACCCGCTCGCGCTCTACTGCATCCTGCTCGTATTCCTCTACATCGGCCACGTATTCAATTTCCAGCGGCTTCAGCGCCTCGAGATACAGCAACGTATGGAGCTCAACAACGAACGCTCGCGGTCGATGGTCTTCTCCTCCATGCGGATGAACGCCTCCCGTCACAGCCGTATCGTGGAGGAGATAGAACGGCGCGGACTGAAACTCGAAGAGTCCACGGTACCGCCCAAAACAGTCCGGTAA
- the rsmH gene encoding 16S rRNA (cytosine(1402)-N(4))-methyltransferase RsmH yields MNEYHIPVLAEESIELLDIRPEGSYADLTFGGGGHSSLILAKLGSRGRLYAFDQDADAKANAERIHDDRFTFIESNFRFMRGQLRMRGVEALDGVFADLGVSSHHFDTPERGFSFRYDAPLDMRMNRRGGVSAADIVNGYDPERLTLLLGKWGELQTPYKIANCIERARTAKPIVTVSDLTEAVAPCTPKKDETKFLSKLFQALRIEVNGEMRALEMALEQSLKMLRPGGRLVIISYHSLEDRLVKNFMRSGTFSGEAEKDFFGNTASPFRPVTRKAVVPTEQEIKENPRSRSARLRAAEKKK; encoded by the coding sequence ATGAACGAATACCACATACCGGTTCTTGCAGAGGAATCCATCGAGCTGCTCGACATCAGACCGGAGGGAAGTTACGCCGACCTGACGTTCGGAGGCGGCGGCCACTCCTCGCTGATACTTGCGAAGCTCGGCAGCCGGGGCAGGCTCTATGCGTTCGACCAGGACGCCGATGCGAAGGCCAATGCCGAACGCATCCATGACGACCGGTTTACCTTCATCGAAAGCAATTTCCGTTTCATGCGCGGCCAACTGCGTATGCGGGGAGTAGAGGCGCTCGACGGCGTCTTCGCCGACCTCGGCGTGTCGTCGCACCATTTCGACACTCCCGAACGGGGATTTTCATTCCGTTACGACGCCCCGCTGGACATGCGCATGAACCGCCGCGGCGGCGTGTCGGCCGCCGATATCGTGAACGGTTACGACCCCGAGAGGCTCACGCTTCTGCTGGGCAAATGGGGCGAATTGCAGACACCCTATAAAATAGCCAACTGCATCGAACGCGCCCGGACCGCAAAACCGATAGTCACCGTCAGCGACCTGACCGAGGCGGTCGCACCGTGCACGCCGAAAAAGGACGAGACCAAATTCCTCTCGAAACTGTTCCAGGCCCTGCGCATCGAGGTGAACGGAGAGATGCGGGCGCTGGAGATGGCACTCGAACAGAGCCTGAAGATGCTGCGCCCCGGCGGAAGGCTCGTAATCATATCGTACCACTCGCTGGAGGACCGGCTCGTGAAAAACTTCATGCGCAGCGGAACTTTCTCCGGAGAAGCGGAGAAGGATTTCTTCGGCAATACGGCTTCGCCCTTCCGGCCGGTAACCCGCAAGGCGGTGGTTCCGACGGAACAAGAGATAAAGGAGAATCCGCGGTCCCGCAGTGCGAGGCTGCGTGCCGCGGAGAAAAAAAAATAA
- a CDS encoding RNA polymerase sigma factor, protein MGMEQECDKETIEDERLLALHVQDGTNRWLGQLYSRYLPLVYGVCLKYLRNPDDAGDAVMDIFEELTVKVGRYEVERFRPWLYTLAKNHCLQRLRRKRLEIPADDAGRIMEYAPLVHLLDGEGDEARFAALERCLERLPEKQRECIDRFFYGGKSYADISAETCWPVKSIKSFLQNGKRNLKLCMEKEADETD, encoded by the coding sequence ATGGGTATGGAACAGGAGTGCGATAAGGAGACGATAGAGGATGAGCGGCTTCTCGCCCTGCATGTGCAGGACGGGACGAACCGCTGGTTGGGGCAGCTTTACAGCCGTTACCTGCCTTTGGTGTACGGTGTCTGTCTCAAATATCTGCGCAATCCGGACGATGCGGGGGATGCCGTCATGGATATTTTCGAGGAGCTGACCGTCAAGGTCGGCCGTTACGAAGTGGAGCGGTTCCGCCCGTGGCTCTATACGCTGGCCAAGAACCACTGCCTGCAGCGGCTGCGCCGCAAACGGCTGGAGATACCGGCGGATGATGCGGGACGGATTATGGAATATGCTCCGCTCGTGCATCTATTGGACGGGGAGGGTGATGAAGCGCGGTTCGCGGCACTGGAACGCTGTCTGGAGCGGTTGCCGGAGAAGCAGCGGGAGTGTATCGACAGGTTTTTCTATGGCGGCAAGTCCTATGCGGACATCTCTGCCGAGACCTGTTGGCCGGTCAAGAGCATCAAGAGTTTTCTCCAGAACGGTAAGCGCAACCTGAAACTTTGCATGGAAAAGGAGGCCGATGAAACTGACTGA
- a CDS encoding DUF5856 family protein gives MATAIKTKEQKQTRTGTDYGRFFGEMYAFNNSLKLFHWHVSGPGSYAQHMALDEALTTLADAMDRIVETTYAMKGDIEVVIPQTNTPRNIETHCEKFFKYIDEQREMFEEDFSTAILDDYQEAIQQLLYRLKRLQ, from the coding sequence ATGGCAACAGCAATCAAGACAAAAGAACAGAAACAGACGCGGACCGGTACGGATTACGGTCGCTTTTTCGGGGAGATGTACGCTTTCAACAACAGTCTGAAGCTTTTTCACTGGCATGTGAGCGGCCCCGGCAGCTATGCACAGCATATGGCGCTGGACGAGGCGCTGACGACGCTCGCCGATGCGATGGACCGTATCGTGGAGACCACCTACGCCATGAAGGGCGACATCGAGGTTGTCATTCCGCAGACCAATACCCCCCGCAATATCGAGACGCATTGCGAGAAGTTCTTCAAATACATCGACGAACAGCGTGAGATGTTCGAGGAGGATTTTTCAACGGCCATTCTCGACGACTATCAGGAAGCTATCCAGCAACTTCTTTACAGGCTGAAGAGGCTGCAGTAA
- a CDS encoding anthranilate synthase component II, with amino-acid sequence MEILLVDNYDSFTFNLVHMLRELCGSAGNVHVVKNDRLGETDPAAYDRIIVSPGPGTPSEAGELLSFIERCAPVRPLLGVCLGHHAIAQVFGASLRNTPQVWHGICSSVELLARPRIFRGLPDRIAVGRYHSWIVDGDGIPDCLEVTARDGEGTVMALSHRVYDVHGVQFHPESVMTPCGGAILANFLKDCV; translated from the coding sequence ATGGAGATATTGCTTGTAGACAATTACGACTCGTTCACCTTCAATCTGGTGCACATGCTCCGTGAGCTGTGCGGCTCTGCCGGGAACGTGCATGTGGTGAAGAACGACCGGCTGGGGGAGACGGACCCCGCCGCATACGACCGGATAATCGTGTCGCCCGGTCCGGGGACTCCTTCCGAGGCGGGGGAGCTGCTTTCCTTTATCGAACGGTGTGCACCGGTGCGCCCCTTGCTGGGGGTGTGTCTCGGTCATCACGCCATCGCGCAGGTTTTCGGCGCGTCGCTCCGGAATACGCCACAGGTCTGGCACGGCATCTGTTCGTCGGTGGAGCTCCTTGCCCGTCCCCGTATTTTCCGCGGCCTGCCCGACCGGATAGCGGTCGGACGGTATCATTCGTGGATAGTGGACGGGGATGGGATTCCCGATTGTCTCGAAGTGACGGCCCGCGACGGAGAGGGTACCGTGATGGCGCTCTCCCATCGGGTGTACGACGTGCACGGCGTGCAGTTCCATCCGGAATCCGTCATGACGCCCTGCGGGGGCGCCATACTCGCTAATTTTCTTAAAGACTGCGTATGA
- a CDS encoding aminodeoxychorismate synthase component I, whose translation MTCFFDAGRVRELMNRCGARRRPFLFAVNFEMTEGLFAENPLACSSVGFSVNGVGNREGMAGKSGSGAALLEARPMEFAEYARRFGTVRRGLLRGDSFLANLTVRTPVVSGLSLEEIFMRAEAPYLLYVPGRFVCFSPERFVRIAGGRIATNPMKGTINASVPDARQTILNDPKETAEHNTVVDLLRNDLSIHADRVHVERFRYIDRIATRRGDILQVSSEIAGRLPAGYEARMGDILFDMLPAGSVSGAPKSSTLRIIREAEGEPRGYYTGVFGYFDGQTLDSAVLIRFIEEEQGRMYFRSGGGITAYSDCRSEYEEVIEKVYLPFV comes from the coding sequence ATGACGTGTTTCTTCGATGCCGGGCGTGTCCGGGAGCTGATGAACCGCTGCGGTGCCCGGCGCCGGCCGTTCCTCTTTGCCGTGAATTTCGAGATGACGGAGGGTCTCTTTGCCGAGAATCCGCTGGCTTGCAGCTCGGTCGGCTTCTCGGTGAACGGGGTCGGCAACAGAGAGGGCATGGCCGGGAAGAGCGGGAGCGGTGCGGCGCTGCTGGAGGCGCGGCCGATGGAGTTCGCCGAATATGCCCGCCGTTTCGGAACGGTGCGCCGCGGTCTGCTGCGCGGCGATTCGTTTCTGGCCAATCTGACGGTACGTACTCCGGTCGTTTCGGGGCTGTCGCTGGAGGAGATTTTCATGCGGGCCGAGGCGCCCTACCTGCTCTATGTGCCGGGACGGTTCGTCTGTTTTTCGCCGGAACGTTTCGTGCGTATCGCCGGCGGTCGTATCGCTACCAATCCGATGAAAGGCACCATCAATGCTTCCGTGCCCGATGCCCGGCAGACGATACTGAACGACCCGAAGGAGACCGCCGAACACAATACCGTCGTGGATTTGCTGCGGAACGACCTGAGCATCCATGCCGACCGGGTACATGTGGAGCGGTTCCGCTACATCGACCGTATCGCCACACGCCGCGGTGACATCCTGCAGGTGAGTTCCGAGATAGCCGGCCGCCTGCCGGCCGGGTACGAGGCGCGGATGGGCGACATCCTTTTCGATATGCTTCCCGCAGGTTCGGTATCGGGGGCCCCGAAATCCTCCACGCTCCGCATCATCCGGGAGGCCGAAGGGGAACCGCGCGGATATTATACCGGCGTGTTCGGCTATTTCGACGGGCAGACGCTCGACAGTGCCGTGTTGATACGCTTTATCGAAGAGGAACAGGGCCGGATGTATTTCCGCAGCGGCGGAGGTATTACGGCTTACAGCGACTGCCGGTCGGAATACGAAGAGGTGATAGAGAAAGTTTATCTGCCGTTCGTATGA
- a CDS encoding aminotransferase class IV, producing the protein MKGPLFTEVIRVQDGEFCRPEPHVARMTATMEHFFGSGAGACLPAEVPEGMREGLVKCRVVYDESVRRVEFAPYRLRRIASVALVRADGLDYRYKYADRSTLEELRRGSGCDEVVLLQEGFLTDSSFSNIVLGDASGLYTPDRPLLAGTRRAELLRTGRVTARPIRAEELEHYAYLWFVNAMVGLEDDLCFSVKNIRI; encoded by the coding sequence ATGAAGGGGCCGTTGTTTACCGAAGTCATCCGGGTACAGGACGGAGAGTTCTGCCGGCCGGAGCCGCATGTGGCGCGGATGACTGCCACCATGGAGCATTTCTTCGGAAGCGGGGCGGGAGCGTGTCTTCCGGCCGAGGTGCCCGAGGGGATGCGCGAGGGGCTCGTGAAGTGCCGCGTGGTGTACGACGAGTCCGTGCGCCGGGTGGAGTTCGCCCCCTATCGTCTCCGCCGTATCGCCAGTGTGGCGTTGGTTCGTGCCGACGGACTCGATTACCGGTATAAGTACGCCGACCGGAGTACGCTGGAGGAGCTGCGTCGGGGAAGCGGGTGCGACGAGGTCGTCCTGTTGCAGGAGGGCTTTCTGACCGATTCCTCGTTTTCCAACATCGTGCTGGGCGATGCGTCGGGTCTTTATACCCCCGACCGGCCGCTGCTCGCCGGGACGCGCCGGGCGGAACTGCTCCGGACCGGACGCGTGACTGCCCGGCCCATCCGGGCGGAGGAGCTGGAGCACTATGCGTATCTCTGGTTCGTGAATGCCATGGTGGGGCTTGAGGATGACCTCTGCTTTTCGGTGAAAAACATTCGGATATAG
- a CDS encoding class I SAM-dependent methyltransferase: protein MKKRNFINSLLQHTRRPDGFLGRMMLRGMNNGHAPLTRWGAAHIEWQPQWCVLDIGCGGGATLLRLLERCPDGMVCGVDASPESVEFSRRKTARYADRCSVEQATADDLPYGDRAFNAVTAFETVYFWGDLHRAFAEVARVLKPGGVFLVCCEMSNPGNDTWTSRIEGMQVFSPEELSAALADSGFTDIAVYRRGKENCCVTACTPDGRRTAEE from the coding sequence ATGAAAAAAAGGAACTTCATCAATTCGCTGCTGCAGCATACCCGCAGGCCGGACGGTTTCTTGGGCAGAATGATGCTGCGCGGCATGAACAACGGTCATGCGCCGCTCACCCGCTGGGGAGCGGCACACATCGAATGGCAACCGCAATGGTGTGTTCTCGACATCGGCTGCGGAGGCGGAGCCACGCTGCTCCGTCTGTTGGAACGCTGCCCGGACGGAATGGTATGCGGCGTGGACGCATCGCCCGAAAGCGTGGAATTCTCCCGACGGAAAACCGCGCGATATGCCGACCGGTGCAGCGTGGAACAGGCCACGGCCGACGACCTGCCTTACGGCGACCGGGCATTCAATGCCGTGACCGCATTTGAAACGGTCTATTTCTGGGGCGACCTGCACCGGGCTTTCGCCGAGGTGGCACGCGTCCTGAAACCGGGCGGAGTATTTCTGGTCTGCTGCGAGATGAGCAACCCCGGCAACGACACATGGACGAGCCGTATCGAGGGGATGCAGGTCTTCTCTCCGGAAGAGCTGAGCGCCGCACTGGCCGACAGTGGATTTACGGATATCGCCGTCTACCGGCGCGGCAAGGAGAACTGTTGCGTAACGGCATGCACTCCCGACGGCAGACGGACTGCGGAGGAATAA